Proteins encoded in a region of the Coffea eugenioides isolate CCC68of chromosome 4, Ceug_1.0, whole genome shotgun sequence genome:
- the LOC113769268 gene encoding uncharacterized protein LOC113769268: MAEELAVIMQKFALSEQEMGGTTPELGDADTSVQECQLSLVGKVIGEKIVNFVGVKNFVSLAWGYPRGLTVMELCPNLFQFVIPSATDRERIRNGGPWILDSQILVLRSWYDGIEEDSCAFWMAPLWIQIWNLPIHWLSKEVGRKVGSIFREVKEVIIPQTGGKEGRHLKLLVLVDISLPLLRGSAVKLNGLGKWISFKYERCPDFCYGCGIVGHSERNCKTSSTIGRGLSDN, encoded by the coding sequence ATGGCCGAGGAGCTAGCAGTTATAATGCAGAAATTTGCACTCTCTGAGCAGGAGATGGGAGGTACAACTCCTGAGCTGGGGGATGCTGACACGAGTGTCCAGGAGTGTCAGCTGAGTCTGGTAGGGAAAGTAATAGGGGAGAAGATAGTTAACTTTGTGGGGGTGAAAAATTTTGTTAGTTTGGCTTGGGGTTACCCTCGAGGGCTGACTGTGATGGAATTATGCCCTAACTTATTTCAGTTTGTCATTCCGAGTGCAACTGACAGAGAAAGGATCCGGAATGGTGGACCTTGGATCTTAGATAGCCAAATTCTGGTTCTTAGAAGCTGGTATGATGGAATAGAAGAGGACAGCTGTGCTTTTTGGATGGCTCCCTTATGGATACAGATTTGGAATCTTCCAATACACTGGCTCTCGAAAGAGGTAGGACGGAAAGTTGGGTCCATTTTTCGAGAAGTGAAAGAGGTTATAATACCCCAAACGGGAGGAAAAGAAGGAAGGCATTTGAAGTTACTGGTGTTAGTGGATATCTCCCTTCCATTGTTGAGAGGATCAGCAGTTAAGCTCAATGGATTAGGTAAGTGGATCAGTTTTAAGTATGAAAGATGCCCAGACTTTTGTTATGGTTGTGGTATAGTTGGACACAGTGAGAGGAACTGCAAAACATCTTCTACTATAGGGAGAGGATTATCAGATAATTAA
- the LOC113769270 gene encoding uncharacterized protein LOC113769270, whose translation MGDSNDKAICSKLSLSSSSSSGDSEPEELQLIERAPPFWRNPRGKKLSKQLSMCETPRDIAWDRRRRQILQQERKKNGINNENDYLTDEDLNELKGSIELGFGFNEEQGQGLCNTLPALDLYFAVNRQFSTSPVLSPATPNSNRSSGSTTGSSSLSSLGDSSKSLGERSSSFGSPRSGDSDSWKILAPGDDPQQVKTKLRHWAQAVACSVMQSY comes from the exons ATGGGAGATTCCAACGATAAAGCCATCTGTTCAAAATTATCATTGTCATCATCGTCTTCTTCTGGAGATTCTGAACCGGAGGAGTTGCAACTTATAGAAAGAGCTCCACCATTTTGGAGGAATCCTAGAGGGAAAAAATTGTCTAAACAACTTTCCATGTGTGAGACTCCCAGAGACATCGCATGGGACAGGCGTCGACGCCAAATCCTtcagcaagaaagaaagaagaatggGATCAATAATGAAAATGATTACTTGACAGATGAGGACCTGAATGAGCTCAAAGGAAGCATTGAGCTTGGGTTTGGATTCAATGAAGAACAGGGTCAAGGACTATGCAACACATTGCCTGCGCTTGATCTTTATTTCGCAGTGAATCGCCAGTTTTCCACGAGCCCTGTTTTGTCCCCAGCTACTCCTAATAGCAACCGGTCTTCGGGTTCAACTACAGGCTCATCATCATTGTCTTCTCTTGGAGACTCATCAAAGTCTCTTGGAGAAAGATCTTCATCATTTGGAAGCCCCAGAAGCGGCGACTCAGATTCATGGAAGATTTTGGCCCCAG GCGATGATCCTCAACAAGTAAAAACAAAATTGAGGCATTGGGCACAAGCCGTTGCATGTTCTGTGATGCAATCTTATTAA
- the LOC113769269 gene encoding uncharacterized protein LOC113769269, which translates to MESDLSDMMQKFSLAGNELSGATLDLGDLESGVRECKDSIIGRIMSEKVASFTGVKGFATVAWGYPKNLGVVELGPNLFQFNIPNHEDRERILEGGPWVIDNQMLVLNRWKEGIEGDVEAFKLAPVWVQVWNLPMHWISKEVGRKIGAVFKQVKDVIILQMGGKEGRHLKMFVTMDLSKPLLRGTIVKIEGTMIWVAFKYERCPDFCYNCGFVGHGERTCTKQQESSRRNVDNQFGP; encoded by the coding sequence ATGGAGTCGGACTTGAGTGACATGATGCAGAAGTTTTCTCTAGCTGGAAATGAGCTCTCTGGAGCTACGCTGGACTTAGGGGACCTGGAAAGTGGTGTCAGGGAGTGTAAGGATAGCATAATAGGGAGGATTATGAGTGAAAAGGTAGCGAGTTTTACTGGGGTGAAAGGGTTTGCCACGGTAGCCTGGGGGTACCCCAAAAATTTGGGGGTGGTAGAGCTAGGACCAAATCTCTTCCAGTTCAACATACCAAACCATGAGGATAGGGAAAGGATCTTGGAAGGAGGGCCGTGGGTTATAGATAACCAAATGTTGGTCTTGAACAGGTGGAAGGAAGGAATAGAAGGAGATGTGGAAGCGTTCAAATTGGCTCCAGTGTGGGTGCAAGTGTGGAATTTACCGATGCATTGGATTTCGAAAGAGGTTGGACGAAAGATAGGGGCTGTTTTCAAACAGGTTAAGGATGTTATAATTCTCCAAATGGGGGGAAAGGAAGGAAGGCACTTGAAGATGTTTGTGACTATGGATCTATCTAAACCTCTTCTGAGAGGAACCATAGTTAAAATCGAAGGAACAATGATCTGGGTAGCCTTTAAGTATGAACGTTGTCCTGATTTTTGTTATAACTGTGGATTTGTAGGGCATGGTGAAAGGACATGCACCAAACAGCAGGAAAGTTCAAGAAGGAATGTGGATAATCAGTTTGGCCCCTAG